One part of the Neoarius graeffei isolate fNeoGra1 chromosome 2, fNeoGra1.pri, whole genome shotgun sequence genome encodes these proteins:
- the eva1bb gene encoding eva-1 homolog Bb, giving the protein MNPVRKDMELLSNSMATYAHIKENTESFALYFMLGVCFGLLLALTLLILGFACRPRRKATKKPPSPETKRLQESGEIHEEDRLDKSDEEGEDEVPDITVAPASEQSQSNGTITSVNVFSSADELERARRLEERERIVREIWRNGQPDILVTGTGTLGRVHYH; this is encoded by the exons ATGAATCCTGTGAGGAAGGACATGGAGCTGCTGAGCAACAGCATGGCCACCTACGCTCACATTAAAG AGAACACGGAGAGCTTTGCACTGTACTTCATGCTGGGCGTGTGCTTCGGTCTGCTCCTGGCTCTGACGCTCCTCATCCTGGGCTTCGCCTGCAGACCCAGAAGAAAAGCCACAAAGAAACCTCCGTCCCCCGAGACGAAACGTCTCCAAGAGTCCGGCGAGATACACGAGGAGGACCGACTGGACAAGAGCGACGAGGAAGGAGAGGACGAGGTTCCTGACATTACCGTAGCACCCGCGAGCGAGCAGAGCCAATCCAACGGGACCATCACGAGCGTCAACGTGTTCTCCTCAGCGGACGAGCTGGAGAGAGCTCGCCGTTTAGAGGAGCGAGAACGCATCGTCAGGGAGATCTGGAGGAACGGACAGCCCGATATCCTCGTCACCGGGACCGGGACACTTGGACGGGTGCACTATCACTAA